The following coding sequences lie in one Xylanivirga thermophila genomic window:
- a CDS encoding NACHT domain-containing protein, translating into MGLGDAYKGYEYQDLLSALFIIEQLLLTNNAKFKIDKKESKNDKFDDITIISANEVFKRQIKYSEDKILKKADFSSASYDLALDTLFKSWKETAGSKNIDCRLCLAWEYIEDSQELDFLEEVDCYNLYEDNNVKFLKTNIDKIWMRGELPASTWKRLRSQAKTINREEFASFLNNLIIEVNLPKASYDISNPGKLERLVISKLKKFGVGKYPNHLKEVDDVLLRLTHIIKSSRARGEELNLSTIVYRLGLKCDFGNIQQSFEIDNDINVVNESRCQDFYKFILANQKTILIGEPGSGKSWFLQNFIKFLESHSVKIVQHYCYTSMDDVYEKERITVNVFLANLINDIISAYPYLAEYKNTKFGVDVKELQILLDIVQEEVVIIIDGLDHIGRVYNFHKSLLLRH; encoded by the coding sequence ATGGGCTTAGGAGACGCTTATAAAGGATATGAATATCAAGATCTATTGTCTGCATTATTTATTATAGAACAGTTATTATTAACTAATAATGCAAAATTTAAGATTGATAAAAAAGAAAGTAAAAATGATAAGTTTGATGATATAACAATTATATCTGCTAATGAAGTTTTCAAAAGGCAAATAAAATATAGTGAAGACAAAATTTTAAAAAAAGCAGATTTTTCATCTGCCAGTTATGATCTTGCACTGGACACATTATTTAAATCATGGAAAGAAACAGCAGGGTCAAAAAATATTGATTGCAGGCTTTGTTTAGCATGGGAGTATATAGAAGACAGCCAAGAATTAGATTTCCTTGAAGAAGTCGATTGTTATAATTTATATGAAGATAATAATGTAAAGTTTTTAAAAACTAATATTGATAAGATATGGATGAGAGGAGAATTACCTGCATCTACATGGAAGAGACTAAGAAGTCAAGCGAAAACTATTAATAGGGAAGAGTTTGCTTCATTTTTAAATAATCTTATTATTGAAGTGAACTTACCTAAAGCAAGTTATGATATATCTAATCCTGGTAAATTAGAGCGTTTAGTAATTTCTAAATTAAAAAAGTTTGGTGTGGGGAAATACCCTAATCATTTAAAAGAAGTCGATGATGTTTTATTAAGATTAACTCATATAATAAAAAGTTCTAGAGCAAGAGGAGAAGAATTAAATCTTAGCACAATAGTATATAGGTTAGGGTTAAAGTGTGATTTTGGAAATATACAGCAAAGTTTTGAGATCGATAATGATATAAATGTGGTTAATGAATCTAGATGTCAGGATTTTTATAAATTCATTTTAGCCAATCAAAAGACTATTTTGATTGGAGAGCCAGGTTCAGGAAAGTCTTGGTTTCTTCAAAATTTTATCAAATTTCTAGAAAGCCATAGTGTAAAAATAGTTCAGCATTATTGCTATACTAGTATGGATGATGTATATGAAAAAGAGAGGATTACAGTAAATGTTTTTTTAGCGAATCTAATAAATGATATTATTAGCGCATATCCTTATTTAGCGGAGTACAAGAACACAAAATTCGGCGTAGATGTAAAAGAACTGCAAATTTTGTTAGATATTGTGCAAGAAGAAGTAGTAATTATAATTGATGGTCTGGATCATATTGGAAGAGTATATAATTTTCATAAATCGTTACTACTCAGGCATTGA
- the tnpC gene encoding IS66 family transposase encodes MSEKDIIKIYNEGIDAVVGLVKSLSGQISELSTQVNRLNVRVTELEAQLNKNSSNSSKPPSSDGLKKKPKNNRKKSGKPTGGQPGHEGKTLEKVKNPDEVVDIKPEHCECGYNLKGIKGTIRTRQVFEIPVIKIKVTEYKTHEIECPECGKVHKGQFPEGVNQPVQYGENLQALMSYLTNYQLIPLERAAELIRDLTGHNISQGTLVSINRRLEKNLEGFENAVIGQLIDADVAHFDETGMRSDKKTKWVHSASTDKLTYYVIHDKRGADASKDIGILPEFQGTAVHDHWKSYYTYTDCTHAECNAHHLRNLKGIHESYGHEWANEMSGLLIEIKERVESLKEQGIDSMPSDEIKAYIGRYDDIIAKGKEENTLKTGNLVSEKTGKPKKGESLNLLEKLEKYNLETLAFMLDFDIPFDNNRAERDIRMVKLRQKISGCFRGDEGANTFCRIRSYISTCRKNGMRVLESLVNAIKGDAFIPQNSL; translated from the coding sequence ATGAGTGAAAAAGATATCATAAAAATATATAATGAAGGCATTGACGCTGTCGTAGGGCTAGTAAAGAGTTTAAGCGGGCAGATATCAGAATTATCTACACAGGTTAATAGGCTTAACGTTAGGGTTACTGAGCTAGAGGCCCAGCTTAATAAAAACAGCAGCAATAGTAGCAAGCCCCCATCATCTGACGGGCTAAAGAAGAAGCCTAAAAACAACCGTAAAAAATCCGGTAAACCAACAGGTGGTCAACCCGGTCATGAGGGTAAGACCCTTGAAAAGGTTAAAAACCCGGATGAGGTTGTTGATATAAAGCCCGAACACTGCGAGTGTGGTTACAACTTAAAGGGGATTAAAGGAACTATCCGCACTAGGCAAGTATTTGAAATACCTGTAATAAAGATAAAGGTTACCGAATATAAAACCCATGAAATAGAATGTCCCGAATGCGGAAAGGTTCATAAAGGCCAATTCCCTGAAGGAGTAAACCAGCCTGTCCAATACGGTGAGAACCTCCAGGCGCTAATGTCATACCTAACAAACTATCAGCTGATTCCCCTTGAAAGAGCCGCTGAGCTTATCAGAGATCTTACGGGTCATAATATTAGTCAAGGCACTTTGGTTAGTATTAACAGGCGTCTTGAAAAGAATCTTGAAGGGTTTGAGAATGCGGTAATAGGTCAGCTTATAGACGCAGATGTAGCGCACTTTGATGAGACCGGTATGCGCTCAGACAAGAAGACAAAGTGGGTTCATAGCGCATCAACGGATAAGCTTACCTACTATGTTATCCATGATAAAAGGGGCGCTGATGCCAGTAAGGATATTGGTATACTTCCCGAGTTTCAGGGTACGGCAGTCCATGACCACTGGAAATCCTATTATACTTACACTGACTGCACCCATGCCGAATGCAATGCCCATCATCTAAGAAATCTAAAAGGCATTCATGAGAGCTATGGCCATGAATGGGCAAATGAGATGTCAGGGCTCCTAATTGAAATCAAGGAGCGCGTAGAAAGCCTAAAGGAACAAGGGATAGACTCAATGCCTTCCGATGAAATCAAAGCCTATATAGGAAGATATGACGATATCATCGCTAAGGGTAAGGAAGAGAACACCTTAAAAACTGGCAATCTTGTATCAGAAAAGACAGGTAAGCCTAAGAAAGGTGAGTCTCTTAACCTTTTAGAGAAACTTGAGAAATACAATCTTGAGACCCTCGCATTTATGCTAGATTTCGATATCCCTTTCGACAATAATCGCGCAGAAAGAGATATTAGGATGGTGAAGCTAAGACAGAAAATCTCAGGGTGCTTTCGCGGGGATGAAGGTGCGAATACGTTTTGCAGGATAAGGAGTTATATATCGACATGCAGAAAAAACGGAATGAGGGTGTTAGAATCACTAGTCAATGCCATAAAAGGAGATGCCTTTATTCCTCAAAATTCTCTTTAA